From a region of the Triticum aestivum cultivar Chinese Spring chromosome 7D, IWGSC CS RefSeq v2.1, whole genome shotgun sequence genome:
- the LOC123166103 gene encoding BTB/POZ and MATH domain-containing protein 1-like — translation MSKRSKIWTPTRTTMVGSAALQLKVDYEQIKQLPTGTAVHSDVFSAGGHSWRIDCYPHGSDKSDTGECFSIFVRHMSKTRRVKAIVEAFLMDRNGEPCKSFTKRSCVHDFSINNVGDDKNCSGDDDDDDGDNWGWSKFVDRATLEKYYVTFGCTVMVLDDGSIPVPPSDIGIHLGSVLDRNDGTDVSFIVEVETFRAHRVVLAARSPVFRAELFGSMAEATLTSITLHDITPKIFKVMLRFLYTDELPAEIELGDSSSEMFQNLVIAADCYALDRLKIICAKKLWDNVSIDTVSTTLACAETYNCPQLKNNCIDFLLLEENFKEAALTKGFALLVLKFPLIIAELKNRVRTYHSTPSVL, via the exons A TGAGCAAGAGATCTAAGATATGGACTCCAACGCGGACCACCATGGTGGGTTCTGCTGCTCTCCAGCTCAAAGTAGACTACGAGCAAATCAAACAGCTTCCCACGGGCACGGCCGTCCACTCAGACGTCTTCTCCGCCGGGGGGCACAGTTGGAGGATTGACTGCTACCCGCATGGGTCCGATAAGTCCGACACGGGCGAGTGTTTCTCTATCTTCGTCAGGCACATGAGCAAAACCAGAAGAGTCAAGGCCATCGTGGAGGCCTTTCTGATGGACAGGAATGGCGAACCATGTAAATCATTCACAAAAAGGTCATGTGTTCATGACTTCTCAATCAACAACGTCGGTGATGATAAAAATTgcagtggtgatgatgatgacgatgacggtgACAACTGGGGGTGGAGCAAGTTCGTCGACAGAGCTACTTTGGAGAAAtattacgtcacatttgggtgcaCCGTCATGGTCTTAGATGACGGCTCTATTCCCGTGCCACCTTCAGATATTGGGATCCATCTCGGCTCCGTGCTAGATCGCAACGACGGGACTGATGTATCATTCATCGTCGAAGTTGAGACATTCCGTGCGCACCGGGTGGTGCTTGCCGCCCGCTCACCGGTATTTAGAGCAGAGCTCTTCGGTTCCATGGCTGAGGCTACACTGACATCCATCACACTACATGACATCACGCCTAAGATATTCAAAGTTATGCTTCGATTTCTATACACTGATGAATTGCCTGCAGAAATCGAGCTTGGTGATTCTTCCAGTGAGATGTTTCAGAATCTAGTTATTGCAGCTGATTGCTATGCACTTGACCGCCTGAAGATTATTTGTGCTAAAAAATTATGGGACAATGTATCGATAGATACAGTTTCAACTACTTTAGCTTGCGCCGAAACGTATAATTGTCCTCAATTGAAGAACAATTGCATTGACTTCTTGTTACTGGAGGAAAATTTCAAGGAGGCAGCGCTCACTAAAGGTTTTGCATTGTTGGTTTTGAAATTCCCATTGATCATTGCTGAGCTCAAAAATAGGGTTAGGACATaccatagtactccctctgtcctataA